Proteins from a genomic interval of Sphingobacterium sp. SYP-B4668:
- a CDS encoding DUF1573 domain-containing protein, whose amino-acid sequence MKNFFAMIAVVIAFVGFTSMQTGKGEFKFEKETHDFGSIPVGKPVSYEFKFTNGGSEPVIISDVKPACGCSVAEFTKTPIKPGESGVVKVTYNAASKGPFTKSFTVTSNTKTPVKTLYIKGIVE is encoded by the coding sequence ATGAAAAATTTCTTCGCCATGATAGCAGTCGTGATTGCATTTGTTGGATTTACCTCAATGCAAACAGGTAAGGGTGAGTTTAAATTCGAAAAAGAGACCCATGATTTTGGAAGCATCCCTGTAGGGAAACCCGTATCCTATGAATTTAAGTTTACGAATGGAGGTTCAGAACCTGTTATTATCTCAGATGTAAAACCAGCATGTGGTTGTTCTGTTGCGGAGTTCACAAAAACACCGATTAAACCAGGAGAGTCAGGTGTTGTAAAAGTGACTTACAATGCTGCTTCAAAAGGCCCTTTTACAAAAAGCTTTACAGTGACTTCCAATACAAAGACACCTGTCAAAACGCTTTATATCAAAGGAATCGTGGAATAA
- a CDS encoding tetratricopeptide repeat protein — protein MKNAKLGLATLAMAFFAFSANAQQKETEHSNPNVRLGQKALLDGDFKGAATHLEKALPKEGSDPNVLYMLGYSQFHNGDFKKAADTFGKVVTLDAKNGTAYYYKAKATNNLAVQVDSKLSNANREQLLKTATEDYSKAIALNSSDSKLYQNRAIAYRDLGILVGTTGAANYNKAAATDAYNKAIADYEKLLSFDSSRKDIQKEVKKATVYRDNLK, from the coding sequence TTGAAAAATGCCAAATTAGGATTAGCGACTTTGGCAATGGCTTTTTTTGCTTTTAGCGCTAATGCTCAGCAGAAGGAAACGGAACATAGTAATCCTAATGTAAGATTAGGACAAAAGGCGCTTTTGGATGGTGACTTTAAAGGAGCGGCGACACATTTGGAAAAAGCTCTTCCAAAAGAAGGAAGTGATCCTAATGTCCTTTATATGTTAGGATATTCTCAGTTTCACAATGGGGATTTCAAAAAAGCAGCAGATACATTTGGTAAAGTAGTGACATTGGATGCCAAAAATGGCACCGCATATTATTATAAGGCCAAAGCGACTAATAATTTGGCTGTGCAAGTGGATTCTAAATTGTCAAATGCTAACCGAGAGCAACTTTTAAAAACGGCTACAGAAGATTATTCAAAAGCTATTGCGCTTAACTCCAGTGATTCTAAATTGTACCAAAATAGAGCTATTGCTTATCGCGACTTAGGTATTTTGGTAGGTACAACGGGAGCTGCAAATTATAATAAAGCAGCAGCCACAGATGCTTATAATAAAGCTATTGCAGACTACGAAAAATTATTGTCTTTTGATTCATCGAGAAAAGATATTCAGAAAGAAGTTAAAAAAGCCACTGTCTACAGAGATAATTTGAAATAA
- the cmk gene encoding (d)CMP kinase: MTGRHNFIIAIDGFSSCGKSTLAKALAKRLKFAFIDSGAMYRAVTLYFLKNQIGLEDDAAIEQALVDIHIDFIPNTEKTEIHLNNEDISDEIRQMYISDMVSEVSALKTVRSAMVAQQQKLGKRRNIIMDGRDIGTTVFPDADLKIFMTADPSVRAERRYLELSAKGEQVTMAEVIENLAHRDHIDSTRAESPLRQAEDAVVLDNSDMNQEEQLAFVIKEYEQRKASKSAI; encoded by the coding sequence ATGACCGGTCGCCATAATTTTATTATTGCTATTGATGGATTCTCCTCTTGTGGAAAAAGTACCTTAGCAAAAGCGTTAGCTAAACGCTTAAAATTTGCTTTTATTGATAGCGGAGCAATGTACCGTGCGGTGACGTTGTATTTTTTAAAAAATCAAATCGGCTTAGAAGACGATGCCGCCATAGAACAGGCATTGGTAGACATTCACATTGATTTTATACCCAATACCGAAAAAACTGAAATTCATCTCAATAACGAAGATATCTCGGATGAAATTAGACAGATGTATATCTCCGATATGGTGAGTGAAGTGAGTGCCTTGAAAACGGTGCGCAGTGCAATGGTGGCGCAGCAGCAAAAGCTAGGCAAACGACGGAACATTATTATGGACGGACGGGATATTGGAACAACTGTATTTCCGGATGCAGATTTGAAGATTTTCATGACAGCGGATCCATCTGTACGTGCCGAGCGCCGATATCTTGAATTAAGTGCAAAAGGTGAGCAGGTGACTATGGCGGAAGTAATCGAGAATCTGGCCCACCGTGATCATATTGACAGCACACGCGCTGAGAGTCCACTACGTCAAGCGGAAGATGCAGTTGTATTGGATAATTCAGATATGAATCAGGAGGAGCAGCTTGCTTTTGTAATCAAAGAATACGAACAAAGAAAAGCTTCAAAAAGCGCTATCTAA
- a CDS encoding ABC transporter permease: MNKVLLIIKREYFSRVKKKSFLLLTFLVPLFFIGMYVLIFYLTKKSFDDSHATVYIIDQENHTGELLKSNKNITFIASSVSLEEQRKGLDADKDNTGILVIPKDFYQSSRIEYLTVGKSGIATQSEIESQLKQIVRNYEYKKAGINIQTLDSINPQIHLIAKELTQTGNDKASHTEVAMGIAMALSILIYISLFLYGAQVMRGIIEEKSNRIVEVIISSVKPFQLMLGKIIGIGMVGLTQFILWLLLTVSLTAIATSTIMTKEDLSSAVGNQPNTQQTSALSQSGFDLQDAMQSINFTELIICFFIFFIGGYLLYSALFAAAGSAVESETEASQFTMPITMPLLLTYILSFGVLVNDPNGPVATWLSFIPLTSPIAMLVRIPFGVPLWHIIVSALLLIGGFLFTTWVAARIYRVGILMYGKKASFKEMIKWFNYKR, from the coding sequence ATGAATAAAGTCTTACTAATCATTAAACGTGAGTATTTCTCTAGGGTAAAGAAAAAAAGCTTTTTGTTACTCACCTTCCTAGTACCCTTGTTCTTTATTGGCATGTATGTTTTGATATTTTATCTAACAAAGAAAAGTTTTGACGATTCACATGCTACAGTATATATAATCGATCAAGAGAACCATACAGGGGAACTATTAAAGAGCAATAAGAATATCACCTTTATTGCTTCTTCGGTATCGCTCGAAGAACAGCGAAAAGGCCTAGACGCAGACAAGGACAACACTGGAATCTTAGTGATTCCAAAAGATTTTTATCAGAGCTCTCGTATAGAATACCTGACTGTTGGCAAGTCGGGGATAGCAACCCAATCGGAAATAGAAAGTCAGCTTAAGCAAATAGTCAGAAATTATGAATACAAAAAAGCAGGAATAAACATCCAGACACTGGACAGCATAAATCCTCAAATCCATCTAATAGCGAAAGAGTTGACCCAAACGGGGAATGACAAAGCAAGTCACACCGAGGTGGCTATGGGCATCGCTATGGCATTGTCTATCTTAATCTATATTTCACTCTTCCTTTATGGTGCACAAGTGATGCGTGGCATCATCGAAGAAAAAAGCAACCGGATAGTAGAAGTCATTATATCCAGTGTAAAGCCATTTCAATTGATGCTCGGAAAAATCATCGGCATTGGCATGGTGGGGCTCACCCAATTTATTCTATGGCTATTGCTCACGGTTTCGTTGACTGCCATCGCTACATCTACCATTATGACGAAAGAAGACCTAAGCAGTGCTGTCGGCAATCAACCGAATACCCAACAGACCTCTGCTTTAAGTCAGTCTGGTTTTGATTTACAAGATGCGATGCAATCGATTAATTTCACAGAGCTCATTATTTGCTTCTTCATCTTCTTCATAGGTGGTTATCTATTGTATAGCGCCCTCTTTGCAGCAGCAGGATCTGCTGTAGAAAGTGAGACAGAAGCTTCACAATTTACCATGCCAATCACTATGCCATTATTGCTGACATACATTCTCTCTTTTGGGGTATTGGTCAACGATCCAAATGGTCCTGTAGCTACTTGGCTAAGTTTCATTCCGCTTACCTCACCGATTGCTATGCTTGTACGTATTCCATTCGGAGTACCGCTCTGGCATATTATAGTCTCCGCACTATTACTCATTGGCGGTTTTCTCTTTACTACTTGGGTAGCTGCCCGTATCTATAGAGTGGGTATATTGATGTATGGAAAGAAAGCAAGTTTTAAAGAAATGATTAAATGGTTCAACTACAAAAGATAA
- a CDS encoding 4-hydroxybenzoate octaprenyltransferase, which yields MKKYFSLVLFAHSVFALPFALIGFFLAVKTTSHSFEWIKLILMLVCMVTARNAAMAFNRYLDRYIDADNPRTVTRDIPAGRITANQALIFTIVNSLIFVGATFFINSLCFYLSPIALFVVLFYSYTKRVTPLCHLVLGAGLGLAPIGAYLVVTGQFHIVPVFYGIAVMTWAGGFDIIYALQDEAFDRANQLKSIPVRFGTRGALRISEVLHVLSFVFVLLPVLYMNVSWFYYAGLAFYAALLIFQHRIVSPTDLSRVGRAFMTTNGVASVIFAAFYLLDVLFLQ from the coding sequence ATGAAAAAGTATTTTTCGTTAGTCTTATTTGCACATAGTGTATTTGCTCTTCCTTTTGCTTTGATTGGTTTTTTCTTAGCCGTCAAGACCACCTCACATTCATTTGAATGGATCAAATTGATCTTGATGTTGGTCTGTATGGTGACTGCAAGGAATGCTGCGATGGCTTTTAATAGATATCTTGATCGGTACATCGACGCCGATAACCCCCGAACGGTTACACGTGATATCCCTGCTGGGCGAATTACTGCCAATCAGGCCTTGATATTCACCATTGTGAATAGCCTAATTTTTGTTGGAGCTACATTTTTCATCAATTCTTTATGTTTCTATTTGTCTCCAATTGCACTTTTTGTGGTTTTATTTTATAGTTATACAAAAAGGGTAACGCCATTGTGTCATCTAGTGCTCGGAGCCGGGTTGGGATTAGCTCCTATAGGCGCATATCTTGTTGTTACCGGGCAATTTCATATAGTTCCTGTCTTTTACGGCATTGCTGTGATGACTTGGGCTGGCGGATTTGATATCATCTATGCTTTGCAAGATGAAGCATTCGACAGAGCGAATCAATTGAAGTCCATTCCTGTACGTTTTGGAACAAGAGGTGCCCTGCGAATATCCGAAGTATTACATGTCCTATCTTTTGTATTTGTGCTGTTGCCTGTTTTATACATGAACGTCAGCTGGTTTTACTACGCTGGTCTGGCATTTTATGCAGCCCTGCTTATCTTTCAGCATCGCATTGTAAGCCCTACTGATTTAAGTAGAGTAGGACGAGCTTTTATGACCACAAATGGCGTTGCTTCAGTCATATTTGCTGCATTTTACCTCTTAGATGTATTATTTTTACAATAA
- a CDS encoding ABC transporter ATP-binding protein, with protein MLDIQNIVKQYADHKALDNVSLFIPAGKIFGLLGPNGAGKTSLIRIINQITAPDQGQILFNGEILNPNHIGQIGYLPEERGLYKKMKIGDQMLYLAQLKGLTRSEASHQIKYWFEKLHIESWWDKKVEDLSKGMQQKVQFVATVVHQPALIILDEPFSGFDPVNAQIIQNEILELNKKGATIIYSTHRMETVEELCDNIALINQSKKILDGSVKEIKEKYRNQTYTIQYDTPNGPLDNDHLYQIVNHLEREEPAMKMTIKLNHGIKLNDTLSYLIPRINIHQIIEKIPSMHDIFIEKVTLSPQIAVTHE; from the coding sequence ATGCTTGACATTCAAAACATAGTCAAACAATATGCTGACCACAAAGCCTTAGATAACGTATCCTTATTTATACCTGCTGGTAAAATATTTGGTCTCTTGGGGCCAAATGGAGCTGGCAAAACGTCCCTTATCCGAATCATAAATCAAATCACTGCTCCTGACCAAGGGCAGATTCTATTTAATGGTGAAATCCTCAATCCCAACCATATTGGACAAATTGGGTATCTACCGGAAGAGAGAGGCCTTTACAAAAAAATGAAGATAGGAGACCAAATGCTCTATCTCGCTCAACTGAAAGGCTTAACAAGATCAGAAGCGTCGCACCAAATTAAATATTGGTTTGAAAAGTTACATATTGAATCTTGGTGGGACAAAAAAGTGGAGGATTTAAGTAAGGGAATGCAACAAAAGGTACAATTTGTAGCTACTGTAGTACATCAACCCGCGCTCATCATCCTGGATGAACCATTTTCAGGGTTTGACCCCGTAAATGCGCAGATTATTCAAAATGAAATCTTAGAACTCAATAAAAAGGGGGCAACTATTATCTATTCTACACATCGAATGGAGACAGTGGAAGAGCTATGCGATAATATCGCGTTGATTAATCAATCAAAAAAAATCTTAGATGGTTCGGTTAAAGAAATTAAAGAAAAATATAGAAATCAGACCTATACTATCCAATATGATACCCCCAATGGCCCATTGGATAATGACCACCTCTACCAGATTGTCAATCATTTGGAGCGGGAAGAACCAGCTATGAAAATGACAATAAAACTAAACCATGGTATCAAATTGAATGACACGCTTTCCTATTTAATCCCTCGCATTAATATCCACCAAATCATCGAAAAAATCCCTTCTATGCACGACATCTTCATTGAGAAGGTCACGCTTTCTCCACAAATCGCCGTCACACATGAATAA
- the yihA gene encoding ribosome biogenesis GTP-binding protein YihA/YsxC yields the protein MQVKKAEFICSNTRVDKLPEPKIPEYAFIGRSNVGKSSLINAMVNKKGLAKTSQKPGKTQLINHFIINDDWYLVDLPGYGFAKTSKSNRSEWEKFIRRYLTRRENLQCVFVLVDSRLEPQKIDLEFCCWLGECGIPFMLVFTKSDKQSAVKSDVNIAKFRKALLEWFEEVPPHFLTSAEYKTGCEDILAVIDDINGRFVIPEIDTLP from the coding sequence ATGCAAGTAAAAAAAGCTGAATTCATTTGTAGTAATACAAGAGTAGACAAACTTCCAGAGCCTAAGATTCCTGAATACGCTTTCATTGGACGTTCGAATGTCGGTAAATCCTCCTTGATAAATGCCATGGTAAATAAAAAGGGACTCGCTAAGACGTCTCAAAAGCCAGGAAAGACACAGCTAATCAACCACTTTATTATCAATGACGATTGGTATTTGGTGGATTTGCCGGGATATGGTTTTGCCAAAACCTCCAAAAGTAATCGGTCAGAGTGGGAAAAATTTATCCGCAGATATTTAACCCGTCGGGAGAATCTTCAATGTGTATTTGTGTTGGTAGATAGCCGATTGGAACCACAGAAAATAGATTTAGAATTTTGTTGTTGGTTAGGTGAGTGTGGTATTCCTTTTATGTTGGTTTTTACAAAATCAGATAAGCAGTCCGCAGTCAAGTCGGATGTCAATATAGCTAAATTCAGAAAGGCGCTCTTGGAATGGTTTGAAGAGGTGCCTCCTCATTTTTTGACATCTGCTGAGTACAAGACAGGATGCGAGGATATTCTTGCCGTTATTGATGATATCAACGGTAGATTTGTGATTCCTGAAATCGATACCTTGCCTTAA
- a CDS encoding DUF3943 domain-containing protein, with protein MQIYSYRRVFYSCITAVLVVLLYQQSVVAQEFPLATQLGDSTWRELKLKKALRDSLLLPNYVDTIYESKKNFWRAAAEWTATQAFPASFNYFIRKDPYSHISFQNFLDHQRIKAWKWDDNEFMTNQIAHPYHGQLYFNSFRSNGYSFLSSSIATFAGSYIWETGGETQAPSINDLVNTTTGGIVLGEMTHRIANNILAKPADGFHKHVNEALAFLINPINGLNRLIDGKWGKYDRRNLADSSVVTAEVDMGIRRFDSKVSSLLEKGKNAAYGRLRILYSAGDSEYKKPFEEFFVNLEVGSDDSSFVNAVNAYGVLYGEPLVIKLPGKHYGTITANYDFIYNEAFFYGGQSVNYNVLSTFVLGRKNLLKTSLGAGFVLLSAIPDPHLLYGESRNYNYGSGFSVKFDSELNLFGRFRIAAAYNGGYSYTWEKSGNASTYYLHTFAADFGIRFYEDLSLNVNSGYYRLEGEFKDYPDLDKTYPFARISLGYNIRF; from the coding sequence ATGCAGATATACAGTTACAGACGAGTGTTTTACAGCTGTATCACGGCGGTACTTGTTGTTCTCCTGTATCAGCAATCTGTTGTTGCCCAAGAGTTTCCTCTAGCTACACAACTGGGAGATAGTACGTGGCGCGAGCTGAAGCTAAAAAAAGCCTTACGAGACAGTTTGCTACTTCCCAACTACGTCGATACCATTTACGAGAGCAAGAAAAATTTTTGGAGAGCTGCTGCTGAATGGACCGCTACGCAAGCCTTTCCAGCATCGTTCAACTACTTCATCCGTAAAGATCCTTACTCACATATCAGCTTTCAGAATTTTTTGGATCATCAGCGTATAAAAGCTTGGAAATGGGACGACAATGAGTTTATGACTAATCAGATAGCTCATCCTTATCATGGACAGCTATACTTCAATTCGTTTAGAAGTAATGGATATTCTTTTCTATCATCATCTATTGCAACATTTGCAGGTAGTTACATATGGGAAACGGGGGGCGAGACTCAAGCACCGTCTATTAACGACTTGGTGAATACGACTACAGGCGGAATTGTATTGGGGGAAATGACGCACCGAATTGCCAATAATATTTTGGCAAAACCTGCCGATGGATTTCATAAGCATGTCAATGAAGCCTTAGCTTTTTTGATTAATCCCATCAATGGGTTGAATAGATTGATTGATGGAAAATGGGGGAAATACGATAGACGAAATCTAGCCGATTCTTCTGTCGTTACCGCCGAAGTAGATATGGGGATTAGAAGATTTGACAGCAAAGTGTCTAGTCTTTTGGAAAAAGGGAAGAATGCTGCTTATGGAAGGTTAAGGATTCTTTATTCAGCAGGTGACAGTGAATATAAAAAGCCATTTGAGGAGTTTTTTGTCAACCTAGAAGTGGGCAGCGATGATAGTTCATTTGTTAACGCTGTCAATGCTTATGGTGTCTTATATGGTGAACCTCTTGTTATCAAGTTGCCTGGAAAACATTACGGGACTATTACGGCCAACTATGATTTTATTTATAATGAAGCTTTTTTCTATGGAGGACAAAGCGTCAATTACAACGTACTTTCTACTTTTGTTTTAGGACGAAAGAATTTATTGAAAACATCTCTGGGTGCGGGTTTTGTCTTACTATCTGCTATTCCCGATCCGCATCTTCTTTACGGGGAAAGCCGAAATTATAATTATGGGTCAGGGTTTTCGGTCAAGTTTGACTCCGAGTTAAATCTATTCGGAAGATTCAGGATAGCCGCTGCGTATAATGGCGGCTATTCATATACTTGGGAGAAAAGTGGAAACGCTTCTACTTACTACCTGCATACCTTTGCTGCCGATTTTGGAATTCGTTTCTATGAGGACCTCTCCCTGAATGTCAATTCGGGCTATTATAGGTTGGAAGGTGAATTTAAAGACTACCCAGATTTGGATAAAACTTATCCTTTTGCTCGGATTTCACTGGGGTACAATATTCGATTCTAG
- a CDS encoding pyridoxal phosphate-dependent aminotransferase, which translates to MPVISQKGIHMPASPIRKLTPFADKAKKEGKKIYHLNIGQPDIETPQIMLDAIKNIDFKVWAYTPSEGTATYRNKLAEYYNKLNYNISASDILVTNGGSEAITIAMQACLNPGEEIIIPEPFYANYNGFANSSDIVITPIMSYIDNGFALPPIAEFEKLITEKTKAIAICNPNNPTGYLYAREELEALKALCLKYDLFLFSDEAYREFCYDGKEFISPMHLEGLEQHVVVFDTVSKRYSACGARLGCLLTKNKELYNVALKFAQARLSPPAVAQIAATAAVDTPDSYFEAVSKEYTARRDTLVSGLNKISGVYCPNPGGAFYVVAKLPIDNADKFCQWMLESFSYENQTVMLAPATGFYSTPGAGINEVRMAYVLNQSDLKSAIRCLEEALSQYPDRTT; encoded by the coding sequence ATGCCAGTAATTTCACAGAAAGGCATCCATATGCCCGCGTCACCAATTCGCAAACTTACTCCATTTGCAGATAAGGCAAAAAAAGAAGGGAAGAAAATCTATCATCTCAACATTGGTCAGCCAGATATAGAGACTCCGCAAATCATGCTCGATGCAATCAAAAACATTGATTTCAAAGTATGGGCCTACACTCCATCGGAAGGAACTGCAACTTATCGAAATAAACTAGCAGAATATTACAACAAGTTGAACTATAATATTTCGGCTTCGGATATCCTAGTGACCAATGGTGGTTCTGAAGCGATTACGATTGCTATGCAGGCTTGTCTGAATCCTGGAGAGGAAATCATTATCCCTGAACCTTTTTACGCGAATTACAATGGTTTTGCCAATTCCTCAGATATTGTTATTACCCCTATCATGTCATATATTGACAACGGATTTGCCCTCCCCCCCATTGCTGAGTTTGAAAAGCTGATTACAGAAAAAACAAAGGCGATTGCCATATGTAATCCCAATAATCCGACAGGCTACCTTTACGCTCGAGAAGAACTGGAGGCATTGAAAGCACTATGCTTAAAATATGACCTATTTCTTTTTTCAGATGAGGCCTATCGCGAATTTTGTTATGACGGAAAAGAATTCATCTCACCCATGCACTTAGAAGGATTGGAACAACATGTCGTTGTATTCGATACTGTCTCTAAACGTTACTCTGCCTGCGGAGCACGTTTAGGTTGTTTACTGACTAAAAATAAAGAACTCTATAATGTAGCCTTGAAATTTGCGCAGGCGCGTTTGAGCCCACCTGCAGTAGCCCAAATCGCAGCAACTGCGGCCGTGGATACACCAGATAGTTATTTTGAAGCAGTTTCCAAAGAATATACCGCACGTCGTGACACCTTGGTGAGCGGTTTAAACAAAATAAGCGGTGTATACTGTCCCAATCCGGGAGGGGCTTTTTATGTGGTAGCCAAATTACCCATCGACAATGCTGATAAGTTTTGCCAGTGGATGTTAGAATCATTCTCCTATGAGAATCAAACGGTAATGTTGGCACCGGCAACAGGCTTCTATAGTACACCAGGAGCAGGTATCAATGAAGTACGCATGGCATATGTGCTGAATCAGTCCGATTTAAAAAGTGCAATACGCTGCTTGGAAGAAGCATTGTCTCAATATCCGGATAGAACTACCTAA
- the topA gene encoding type I DNA topoisomerase, with product MAKNLLIVESPAKAKTIEGYLGKDFLVKSSYGHIRDLVKTDDAIDTEDNFKQKYEVPSDKKAVVSELKKLAKEAEMVWLASDEDREGEAISWHLYETLGLKEQNTKRIVFHEITKPAILKAIETPRSIDYNLVNAQQARRVLDRLVGFELSPVLWRKVKPSLSAGRVQSVAVRLIVERERDINKFEAEASFKIVAIFVTGKGKEQFKAELPQRFEQEVDAEKFLRDCIGASFSVASLDKRPTKRSPSAPFTTSTLQQEASRKLGFSVARTMQVAQRLYEAGRITYMRTDSVNLSDTAIQAAETEITQAYGAKYHKLRKYKTKAAGAQEAHEAIRPTYFSEHTIDGDSSETRLYELIWKRAIASQMSEAEFEKTTGKISVSTRQELLVASGEVMKFDGFLKVYMESIDDDNDVSLDDDASNALLPPLENGQQLQLRTMNAIQRFSRPPARYTEASLVKKLEELGIGRPSTYAPTISTIQNRGYVVKEDRDGRVRSYQFLTLEHGEVSTVTKTEVTGAEKSKMFPTDIGVLVNDFLVEHFKGIVDYHFTAKVEKEFDDIAQGLTEWTEMMKTFYVPFHSEVQDTLENAERATHERELGVDPETGKPVTVRVGRFGPLVQIGSADDEEKPRFASLRKGQMIETITFEDALELFKLPKKVGEYEEKDMTVAIGRFGPYIRHDGAFYSLPKGKDPHDVTESEAVEIIKDKRQKDKEKVIRIFDENPEAKIENGRWGPFVRFGKQNLKIPKGTAVESITYEDVLKWAEADAPKGKAAKAGTKKAAPKKATTAKAKKTATKK from the coding sequence ATGGCTAAAAATTTGCTCATAGTAGAGTCGCCTGCAAAGGCAAAAACAATTGAAGGTTATTTGGGTAAAGACTTTTTGGTAAAGTCCAGTTATGGGCATATCCGGGATTTGGTGAAGACAGATGACGCGATTGATACCGAAGATAATTTCAAACAAAAGTATGAGGTGCCTTCAGATAAAAAGGCGGTTGTCAGTGAGTTGAAGAAATTAGCAAAAGAAGCAGAAATGGTGTGGTTAGCGTCCGATGAGGACCGTGAGGGGGAAGCTATATCTTGGCATCTATATGAAACTTTAGGATTAAAAGAACAGAATACGAAACGGATTGTTTTTCATGAAATTACCAAGCCCGCTATACTAAAGGCTATTGAAACACCCCGTTCCATAGATTATAATCTAGTCAATGCTCAGCAAGCGCGCCGTGTATTAGATCGTTTGGTAGGTTTTGAATTGTCGCCCGTATTGTGGCGCAAGGTAAAACCATCTCTTTCCGCGGGGCGTGTACAGTCTGTTGCTGTAAGGTTGATTGTGGAGAGAGAACGCGATATCAATAAATTTGAGGCAGAGGCATCTTTTAAAATTGTTGCAATTTTTGTGACTGGAAAAGGAAAGGAGCAGTTTAAGGCTGAATTACCTCAGCGTTTTGAACAAGAGGTTGATGCAGAAAAATTTTTAAGGGACTGTATTGGCGCTTCGTTTTCTGTAGCTTCCTTAGATAAACGTCCTACCAAACGAAGTCCTTCAGCGCCCTTTACAACTTCAACGTTACAGCAAGAGGCCAGTCGTAAGCTAGGTTTTTCAGTAGCAAGAACTATGCAAGTGGCCCAACGGCTCTATGAAGCTGGACGGATTACTTATATGCGTACCGATTCGGTAAATCTAAGTGATACGGCCATACAAGCAGCGGAGACTGAAATTACCCAAGCTTATGGTGCTAAATATCATAAGTTAAGAAAGTATAAGACTAAAGCGGCAGGAGCTCAGGAGGCTCACGAAGCTATTCGTCCGACTTATTTTTCGGAACATACTATCGATGGCGATTCTTCCGAAACTAGACTGTATGAATTAATTTGGAAGCGTGCCATTGCTTCTCAAATGAGTGAGGCAGAGTTTGAAAAAACAACCGGCAAGATTTCAGTGTCCACGCGGCAGGAATTGCTAGTGGCTTCAGGCGAGGTGATGAAATTCGATGGCTTTTTAAAGGTATATATGGAGTCTATTGACGATGATAATGATGTTAGTCTGGATGATGACGCTTCAAACGCATTGCTCCCTCCTTTAGAGAATGGACAGCAATTGCAATTGAGGACGATGAATGCCATTCAACGGTTTTCAAGACCGCCAGCACGCTATACTGAAGCATCATTGGTTAAAAAATTAGAAGAATTGGGTATTGGACGACCATCTACCTATGCACCGACGATTTCTACAATCCAAAATAGAGGATATGTCGTGAAGGAAGATCGTGATGGAAGGGTTCGGAGCTATCAATTTTTGACATTGGAACATGGTGAGGTGAGTACGGTTACCAAAACAGAAGTAACGGGAGCCGAAAAGTCTAAAATGTTTCCGACGGATATTGGTGTGTTGGTAAATGATTTTTTGGTCGAACATTTCAAGGGAATCGTGGATTATCACTTCACCGCAAAGGTAGAGAAGGAATTTGATGATATCGCGCAAGGATTGACCGAATGGACCGAAATGATGAAGACATTTTATGTTCCGTTTCATAGTGAGGTGCAGGACACATTAGAAAATGCAGAACGTGCAACACACGAACGCGAACTTGGAGTCGATCCTGAAACAGGTAAACCCGTGACTGTGCGTGTCGGTCGGTTTGGACCATTAGTCCAGATCGGCAGTGCCGATGATGAGGAAAAGCCTCGCTTTGCATCTTTGCGAAAGGGGCAAATGATTGAAACCATTACTTTTGAAGATGCTTTGGAGCTGTTCAAGTTACCCAAAAAAGTAGGTGAATATGAAGAAAAAGATATGACGGTGGCCATAGGGCGATTTGGACCATATATTCGTCATGACGGTGCGTTCTATTCCTTGCCTAAAGGGAAAGACCCACACGATGTGACTGAATCGGAAGCTGTTGAGATTATAAAAGATAAGCGCCAAAAGGATAAAGAGAAGGTGATTCGAATATTTGACGAAAATCCAGAAGCAAAAATTGAAAATGGCAGATGGGGACCTTTTGTGCGTTTCGGAAAGCAAAATCTTAAGATACCTAAAGGCACTGCTGTAGAGTCTATTACTTATGAGGATGTGCTGAAATGGGCTGAGGCAGATGCCCCGAAGGGTAAGGCTGCCAAAGCGGGCACAAAGAAAGCTGCTCCTAAAAAGGCTACAACTGCAAAGGCGAAAAAAACAGCAACAAAAAAATAG